GATATCAAACataataggtaataggtatctacctattttgtaTTCTGAAGTAGATATGTAGGTCTTTATAATACTAATTTAAAATCAGCTTTCAGCACATTTAgttataagtagatacttaaacGATTACTTACCGATCGCAATAAATAAGAAAGTAAGCGGCCTCTATGCCGTCTTTGAAATTCAAAAGCTTCACAACACTTTTTCAGTAAATCATCGGGATCTgtaaaataatgttgaatttcttgtttcatctgtaaaaaaatatatcaaaatctTTTAAACCTTAATAAAGTAAATTAGTTACTAAGTACATATATCTAATCAAGTGACTGTGTACTTACGTCCGGAACCATTTTCATAATAGAGCATGGTACtttgcaaacaaaacaaatgttttcttttgagcctaaaatgaaaatttcatcaaaataaataCAGCACTTATGATAATCAAACTGTAATGATTACTTAGTCATCAAAATAAACACACCATTTTTCAGGCAATTGTTGCAAAACATATGACCACATGACGTTACATGAAGAGATATTCCGGGTTCTAATTGAGTCATACAATTATTGCAATGAATCCAAtccatttttaatttgaaataaacgAAAATCTAATAAAGTTTTTCAATAATGacatgtttttgttttaatgttCCTAACTATCACGTCAATCACAATTTAACAAGATCCGccattttgtttcttttttttgctGTAGGTTTTTTGTAGTGAAACGTTTGTTTTTTTAACTTCTTTAAATGAACATTTTTGGTTTTGCTTTGGTCAtaatgtgaaaattttgtaaaaaacgaccagaaaattctataaaataatttaaataatagtttttgaaacgTGACATGGGTCCAACAGAAAATCAGCTTCTCTTATGCTCTTTACTAAtactcatagattaattattggtctcgctttaatactataaatgccaaagtgtgtccgTCAGTCTGGCTGTctatttgtctgctagcttttcacggcccaacagtttaaccgattttgatgaaatttggtacattacATCCGAGAGAAggacggctactttttatcccggaaaattaagagggattttaaaaacctcaatccacgcggacgaagtcgcgggcatcatctagtaaataataattcttgTTCTAAGCTTTAGCCTTCTTTCCTCGTGGCGATTTAAAAATAGTACAACAACAAGATCCTAACCTTAAAATagaactgtaggtacctatccataaTAACTTTTCattttaactacctacttactcttaTTTATATTCGTTGCTCATTATTTAACATTTCCAACAATCATCAGCATCATTACTTACGTACATAGATGCAATAGGTAAATACAATTTTTGTGAAAAATCATTACCGGTTGTAGTTACCTACCCACCTATTTTTAAAGGTCGgttaaaatataagaaaaaagGTTAAGTATTTAATGCGGTCAAACTGCAAACAATAACATTATTGTCACATAGCGTCATCACAAATCataatgttttgcatgcctATTTACACCAAATCGACATGCaaaaaacctttaaaaaaaacaaccacAGATACGAGTTACGAGTCGATAGCACGTtgatatataaaagaaatcaTTGAATCAACGTCCAGTTCTGTTTACATTCGCGCATGGTCGCCCGCATGACCATGactttgaaatatattttagttttaatagcTCTGACCGGTGCAAATGTCAACTGCAAATCAGCATGTATGTCTTGataacaatattaattacttagttAATTCTTCGTATGAAATAAGTGTGCATGTCCTTTTATTACGAGTTATTAGGCTGTGGCATACGTTTCGTATTATAAAATGCtttatttgaatttcgaatgttcgTTTAAAAAGTTtgtgtacctactttacttttttttttaatttttgtgtgttaaacacacacaaaaattaaaaaaaaagtagatacATTATACACACTTAGATACACttagatacatattattattatctcacaTAAGGGTATGTACTTATTCTAGTTATTGCATTCTCAGAGCGATCCTTCGTTAGGTATTAAAAAGTATAAAGTATAAGTAAATGACAACTTGTATTggaattttttttatcattgcCGTGACCTgaaaattaaatgtttttaattttcgaacgTTATGTACTACTGGAAAGCGCTATGTGAATGTACGTGTGAATATTAATGTTTAATAAGTATTTCAAATAGacgaagtaggtacatttaattaagttttaaacAACTACTTATGTATTTCACATTTatgtaactaggtacttacctacctagtaaataTTTTCTGTTCATCCA
The Maniola hyperantus chromosome 11, iAphHyp1.2, whole genome shotgun sequence DNA segment above includes these coding regions:
- the LOC117986669 gene encoding probable E3 SUMO-protein ligase RNF212 isoform X4, with translation MDWIHCNNCMTQLEPGISLHVTSCGHMFCNNCLKNGSKENICFVCKVPCSIMKMVPDMKQEIQHYFTDPDDLLKKCCEAFEFQRRHRGRLLSYLLRSTKKFYAAREELKRMTELCQKQHIQIREYQKTIKRMEGQNSTMPRHTSPFNVQISPGNNFSPGYIQSTPTYKRPAKSTPYSVIPKSALVLKSIKHAVK